One genomic window of Anaeromicrobium sediminis includes the following:
- a CDS encoding toll/interleukin-1 receptor domain-containing protein translates to MERFEEWTIRKRKLDDLNPYKFAREINIDENEAIYFFKELETEGYLIGYIICDCPACGNECYVEHYNIDNLYECEECEELINIRNLRKKDVSYSINKEMLVNGIKKCVNPIELMLEEHNEKVIRIDRNKGVDSIKGKIKTKDEGVIKMERKSTRIFISHSEKDKVIVRKLIRLLHDIGIPKQKEFIFCSSYEGYNVPPGEDISEYIRKEFDENILVIFMLSENFYNSPACLCEMGAVWVKTKKHIPLLIPPFQFKEIKGFLNSNTRGIHINKSEGLDSFSKKITEEFNLPNIDITIWGNDKRDFLEDIKNLLEG, encoded by the coding sequence ATGGAAAGATTTGAAGAGTGGACCATAAGAAAAAGAAAGTTAGATGACTTAAACCCTTACAAATTTGCTAGAGAAATCAATATTGATGAAAATGAAGCTATCTATTTTTTTAAAGAGTTGGAAACAGAAGGCTATCTAATTGGTTATATTATTTGTGATTGTCCAGCTTGTGGAAATGAGTGTTATGTTGAACATTATAATATTGATAATCTATATGAATGTGAAGAGTGTGAAGAACTTATTAATATAAGAAATTTGAGAAAGAAAGACGTATCATATAGTATTAATAAAGAGATGCTGGTAAATGGAATAAAGAAGTGTGTAAACCCAATTGAGCTTATGCTTGAAGAACATAATGAAAAAGTTATTAGAATTGATAGAAACAAAGGAGTAGACAGTATTAAAGGTAAAATAAAGACAAAAGATGAAGGAGTGATAAAGATGGAAAGGAAGTCGACAAGAATTTTTATAAGTCATTCAGAAAAAGATAAAGTAATTGTAAGAAAACTTATTAGATTATTACATGATATAGGTATACCGAAACAAAAAGAATTTATTTTCTGTAGTTCTTATGAAGGATACAATGTACCACCTGGAGAAGACATTTCAGAATATATCAGAAAAGAGTTTGATGAAAATATTCTTGTAATTTTCATGCTATCTGAAAATTTCTATAATAGCCCTGCATGTTTATGTGAAATGGGTGCTGTGTGGGTTAAAACTAAAAAGCATATTCCACTTTTAATACCACCTTTTCAATTTAAAGAAATAAAAGGCTTTTTAAATTCTAATACTAGAGGAATTCACATAAATAAATCTGAAGGATTAGATTCATTCAGTAAAAAAATTACTGAAGAATTTAATTTGCCAAATATTGATATTACTATATGGGGAAATGATAAGCGAGATTTTTTAGAGGACATAAAGAATTTATTAGAAGGTTAA
- a CDS encoding ion channel, which produces MEIILEKILEEPFRRGINKTAIVTIIKKHSTIKSERYGYLTANQVYDMIDEGAAIHLSKVYVKDFSLDEYRATRKLAKYANVKLKWCNFEECVFDISDSNYISFNNADFGNFSVNFSKATFGKGDVYFSGAIFGGGYINFKQAYFSKGNINFDNINFGTGDINFDATHFGDGHVYFNDTNFGEGNINFLCATFGKGNVDFFDCTFGKGNVDFYYTIFDEGGIYFGGATFNKSNLNFAEATFSGGDVFFDCATFNEGSLSFDEVIFGESNVDFNDMSLNELLFDKCNFKTDINIKKLKCKELYVKDCIIKEIFDLSNMSKEKINTLSFNNTKNLGQIFLCWDDNIRSAIVGVENSEKYISKSYTCKLLKENYHNIGEYNNEDYAYVEFRRCQRKSLYYRENINKPKKNNKIFSKEGITYMWEYLKYTLMPLRSRVDYIIGELIGGYGTKPRNVFCSCIITICIFAFIYNILPSGSELSDLFKEKPSEVKLFIESANGKTPISVKYAENILLMDKSTSNNLWASRLWSGIYFSGITFLTIGYGDIAPKDTLTAIFCVLEGFCGIFLMSYFTVAFVRKILR; this is translated from the coding sequence ATGGAGATAATTTTAGAAAAAATTTTAGAGGAACCATTTAGAAGAGGGATAAATAAGACAGCTATAGTCACAATTATTAAAAAGCATAGCACGATTAAAAGTGAAAGATATGGTTATTTAACGGCTAATCAAGTGTATGATATGATTGATGAAGGTGCAGCGATACACTTAAGTAAAGTTTATGTAAAGGATTTTTCGTTAGATGAATATAGAGCCACTAGAAAGCTTGCAAAATATGCTAATGTTAAACTGAAATGGTGTAACTTTGAAGAATGTGTTTTTGATATTAGTGATAGTAATTATATTTCATTTAATAATGCAGACTTTGGTAATTTTAGTGTTAATTTTAGTAAAGCGACTTTTGGTAAAGGTGATGTATATTTTAGTGGAGCTATCTTTGGAGGAGGCTATATTAATTTTAAGCAAGCATATTTTAGTAAAGGTAATATTAATTTTGATAATATTAATTTTGGCACAGGTGATATTAATTTTGATGCGACACATTTTGGTGACGGTCATGTCTATTTTAATGACACAAATTTTGGTGAAGGTAATATTAATTTCTTATGTGCAACTTTCGGTAAAGGCAATGTAGATTTTTTTGACTGCACTTTTGGTAAAGGGAATGTAGATTTTTATTATACAATTTTTGATGAAGGTGGTATTTATTTTGGTGGAGCAACTTTTAACAAAAGTAATCTAAATTTTGCTGAAGCAACCTTTAGTGGAGGGGATGTTTTCTTTGATTGTGCTACTTTTAACGAAGGAAGTTTAAGTTTCGATGAAGTTATTTTTGGTGAAAGTAATGTTGATTTCAATGACATGTCATTAAATGAGTTACTATTTGATAAATGTAATTTTAAAACTGATATAAATATAAAGAAATTGAAATGTAAAGAATTATATGTAAAGGACTGTATAATTAAAGAAATTTTTGATTTAAGCAATATGAGTAAAGAAAAAATTAATACATTGAGTTTTAATAACACGAAAAATTTAGGTCAAATATTTCTTTGTTGGGATGATAACATAAGAAGTGCAATAGTAGGTGTAGAAAATTCAGAAAAATACATCTCAAAATCATATACATGTAAGTTATTAAAAGAAAATTATCATAATATAGGTGAGTATAATAATGAAGATTATGCATATGTAGAATTTAGAAGGTGTCAAAGAAAATCATTATATTATAGGGAAAATATTAATAAGCCTAAAAAGAATAATAAAATCTTTTCAAAAGAAGGAATAACATACATGTGGGAGTACTTAAAGTATACATTAATGCCTCTAAGAAGTAGAGTAGACTACATAATAGGGGAGCTTATAGGTGGATATGGTACTAAGCCACGAAATGTTTTTTGTTCATGTATTATAACTATTTGTATATTCGCATTTATATATAACATACTTCCTAGTGGGAGTGAATTATCTGATTTATTTAAGGAAAAGCCAAGTGAAGTTAAATTATTCATAGAAAGTGCAAATGGGAAGACACCTATCTCTGTGAAATATGCTGAAAACATATTATTAATGGATAAATCAACTTCAAACAATTTGTGGGCGTCACGTTTGTGGTCTGGGATTTATTTTAGTGGAATAACTTTCCTAACGATTGGATATGGAGATATTGCACCAAAAGATACATTAACAGCAATATTTTGTGTACTAGAGGGTTTTTGTGGCATTTTCTTAATGTCATATTTTACTGTTGCTTTTGTTAGAAAAATACTCAGATAA